One Streptomyces coeruleorubidus DNA segment encodes these proteins:
- a CDS encoding helix-turn-helix domain-containing protein has protein sequence MKPAGAMPPGERVRRTRLAQGMTLAQLGARTGYSAAQVSRLERGESPMTHIDVLLRFARALDIPPQDLGLAPAQATPSSRHSVSTGPYPRLPAPSLGSSGRENGEDAVNRRKLLANLAVTAAAAVGAPITGTAKADEARLGDILVAGLRDAMLGLGASPCDPNPDELPTELARAAAHFNAANYASLATRLPRLLRAGHQAAGTEHYPVLAHSYLLATRVLIKLNASDLGWMAADRARQLAHAAGAPLAVAEAARQQAVLARQAGWRDQALTLALNAAEDPALGEAGKAGAAQRGLLIQCAAYTVAHQGDQEGMRELTAEAAAIAKSLGHTTHLRDTAGGFSTATVQLHLISAEYKAGDPSAAIAAADALDPKLLPTVERQALYYMDRATAYARWERREECISALLEAERLAPEETHARPAVKAMLSGLLVSGRTTPELRGLAARSGVLT, from the coding sequence GTGAAGCCCGCTGGAGCCATGCCGCCGGGCGAGCGCGTACGCAGAACACGCCTCGCCCAGGGCATGACGCTCGCTCAACTGGGCGCCCGCACCGGCTACTCGGCGGCGCAGGTCTCTCGCCTGGAACGGGGCGAATCACCCATGACCCATATTGATGTGCTGCTGAGATTCGCCCGTGCCCTCGACATCCCGCCCCAAGACCTCGGCCTCGCCCCCGCGCAGGCCACGCCGTCATCCCGACACAGTGTTTCGACCGGCCCCTACCCGCGGCTTCCCGCCCCTAGTCTGGGAAGTTCGGGGCGTGAGAACGGTGAGGACGCGGTGAATCGAAGGAAACTGCTCGCGAACCTGGCGGTGACCGCCGCAGCCGCAGTCGGCGCCCCCATCACCGGCACCGCCAAGGCGGACGAAGCCCGCCTCGGAGACATCCTCGTCGCCGGCCTGCGGGACGCGATGCTCGGCCTCGGCGCCAGCCCCTGCGACCCGAACCCGGATGAGCTGCCCACCGAACTGGCGCGTGCTGCCGCCCACTTCAACGCCGCCAACTACGCCAGCCTCGCCACACGACTGCCCCGCCTTCTGCGCGCAGGCCACCAAGCCGCCGGCACCGAGCACTACCCCGTGCTCGCGCATAGCTACCTCCTGGCCACCCGCGTCCTCATCAAGCTCAACGCCTCCGACCTCGGATGGATGGCCGCCGACCGCGCCCGCCAGCTCGCCCACGCCGCAGGCGCACCGCTCGCCGTCGCTGAAGCTGCCCGCCAGCAGGCAGTGCTCGCCCGCCAGGCCGGATGGCGTGACCAGGCCCTCACCCTCGCCCTGAACGCCGCCGAAGACCCCGCTCTCGGCGAGGCAGGGAAGGCTGGCGCCGCACAGCGAGGCCTGCTCATCCAATGCGCCGCCTACACCGTCGCCCATCAAGGCGACCAAGAAGGCATGCGGGAGCTCACCGCCGAGGCCGCCGCAATCGCCAAGAGCCTCGGCCACACCACACACCTCCGGGACACCGCAGGCGGGTTCAGCACCGCCACCGTCCAACTGCACCTGATCAGCGCCGAGTACAAGGCCGGCGACCCATCCGCCGCCATCGCCGCCGCCGACGCCCTCGACCCCAAGCTGCTGCCAACCGTCGAGCGCCAGGCCCTGTACTACATGGACCGGGCAACCGCCTACGCCCGCTGGGAACGCCGCGAGGAGTGCATCAGCGCCCTGCTGGAAGCCGAGCGCCTGGCCCCCGAAGAGACCCACGCCCGCCCCGCCGTCAAAGCCATGCTTAGCGGCTTACTCGTCTCCGGTCGCACCACACCAGAACTCCGGGGACTCGCCGCCCGCTCCGGTGTCCTCACCTGA